From Levilactobacillus zymae, a single genomic window includes:
- the secE gene encoding preprotein translocase subunit SecE produces MRLFRFFKAVGQEMKQVSWPGVKQTRHDTGTVVGISVLFAVFFAIVDWIVQFGLKFIS; encoded by the coding sequence ATGCGGTTATTCCGATTCTTTAAGGCGGTCGGTCAAGAAATGAAACAGGTTTCCTGGCCCGGCGTTAAGCAAACCCGGCACGACACGGGAACGGTTGTCGGCATTTCAGTGCTGTTCGCAGTCTTCTTTGCGATCGTGGACTGGATTGTCCAATTTGGTTTGAAGTTCATTTCCTAA
- the rplK gene encoding 50S ribosomal protein L11, whose translation MAKKVANVVKLQIPAGKATPAPPVGPALGQAGINIMGFTKEFNARTADQAGMIIPVVISVYEDRSFDFITKTPPAATLLKKAAGVEHGSGEPNTNKVAKVTKDQVKQIAETKMQDLNAADVEAAMRMIEGTARSMGFTVEG comes from the coding sequence GTGGCTAAAAAAGTAGCTAACGTAGTTAAATTGCAGATTCCTGCAGGCAAAGCAACCCCAGCTCCCCCAGTTGGACCAGCACTGGGTCAAGCAGGGATCAACATCATGGGCTTCACTAAGGAATTCAACGCTCGTACCGCTGACCAAGCTGGTATGATCATTCCTGTTGTGATCAGCGTCTATGAAGATCGTTCCTTTGATTTCATCACCAAGACTCCCCCAGCAGCAACGCTGTTGAAGAAGGCCGCTGGTGTTGAACATGGTTCTGGCGAACCTAACACGAACAAGGTTGCTAAGGTAACCAAGGATCAAGTTAAGCAAATCGCTGAAACTAAAATGCAAGATCTAAACGCAGCTGACGTTGAAGCAGCTATGCGCATGATTGAAGGTACTGCCCGGAGCATGGGCTTCACGGTCGAAGGTTAA
- the rpmG gene encoding 50S ribosomal protein L33 — translation MAQRKIALVCSVCGSRNYTIAASATRTQRLEVKKFCKHCGKYTLHRETR, via the coding sequence ATGGCTCAACGCAAGATCGCTTTGGTCTGTTCAGTTTGCGGGTCCCGGAACTACACCATCGCAGCAAGCGCGACCCGTACCCAACGGTTAGAAGTTAAGAAATTTTGTAAGCATTGTGGGAAGTACACGTTGCATCGCGAAACGCGGTAA
- the mprF gene encoding bifunctional lysylphosphatidylglycerol flippase/synthetase MprF gives MASVWQRFQAWIQKRLTLIKGVFLLSVLLLVIRELGRIGHEISGAQLRAALGNLDFSTSIMLAVVGFIAVLPMLVYDFTIVEFLPGHFSTGYIIRSGWVTNTFTNLAGMGGLLGASLRANFYSASASKKQVLYAISKIALFLLAGLSLSCWVALVMLFGFDIGAPYRGYWFWLLGGGLYFPVLFLFTRFNDGEFFQDLTWPRELRLIIGSSLEWGSCALFFLLIGWALRLPLDFAAVFPMFVVASVAGVVSMIPGGLGSFDVFMIFGLGLLGVSRADAVGWLLLYRLFYYLLPFCVGVGLFVHDAGHRLNQFLAGLPVAILRRGAHLFVVTFMYFSGVMMLLYATIPDVVLANRLYMRLIPFMFYFLSQVTNLIMAFLLIGLARGVGSRVARSFWPTLVVLLLAIGNTLWRENFPGGLAALLGLVLLCLILAKPELSRQSFHYSWGGLLTDGSIYVVTFVLYTILGFLARSPHRRPQFLQAWLPPSTQVWLNGLGGLLIALLILLTINRYLSAPQVAWLKQPFDAQRVRNLIIKYGGNEVSHLAFLQDKRTFFYQDNGEDQLMILFRQKADKLLVMGEPIGNQDYLLPALQTFMRDTDRAGLRPVFYEISEELTLRLHEMGFDFIKVGEEGHVDLTTFSLAGKPHRGERALVNKFKREGYEFKLLQPPLSDAQYQELKVISDSWLGDETEKSFSMGFFNRDYLNEAPIAVMTDAQGKMVAFANLMPTGDRKMTSIDLMRSSHDAPSGIMDGLFVYLFLTCREQGYTSFNLGMAPLANVGVSEFSFIEERVAHLIYEYGSNFYSFQGLRAYKEKYVSVWQPKYLAYRRRESLIFTMLQLMQVINRPETGEKAKFLPRWLDHWLVDEVDWENHD, from the coding sequence GTGGCAAGTGTGTGGCAACGATTCCAAGCGTGGATTCAAAAGCGACTGACGTTGATTAAGGGCGTCTTTCTGCTGTCCGTTCTCTTGTTAGTGATTCGTGAATTAGGCCGAATCGGTCATGAAATTAGTGGGGCGCAGCTGCGTGCTGCGTTGGGTAATTTAGACTTTAGTACCAGTATCATGTTAGCCGTGGTGGGGTTTATCGCGGTGTTACCCATGCTGGTCTATGATTTTACAATTGTGGAATTCTTACCGGGTCATTTCTCCACGGGTTATATCATCCGTAGTGGTTGGGTGACCAATACGTTCACCAACCTCGCCGGCATGGGGGGACTGTTGGGCGCCAGTCTGCGCGCTAACTTTTATTCGGCGTCGGCGTCGAAAAAGCAGGTACTCTATGCAATTTCTAAGATTGCGCTGTTCTTGTTGGCCGGGTTATCCCTGTCCTGCTGGGTAGCGTTGGTGATGTTGTTTGGGTTCGATATTGGTGCGCCATACCGGGGGTATTGGTTCTGGCTGTTGGGTGGGGGCCTGTACTTTCCAGTTCTGTTTCTTTTCACGCGGTTTAACGACGGTGAATTCTTTCAGGACCTGACCTGGCCGCGCGAATTACGCTTGATTATCGGGTCCAGCCTGGAATGGGGGAGCTGTGCGCTCTTCTTCCTGTTGATTGGCTGGGCGTTACGCCTGCCATTAGACTTTGCAGCGGTCTTTCCGATGTTCGTGGTAGCTTCCGTCGCCGGGGTGGTCTCGATGATCCCCGGGGGCTTAGGGTCCTTTGACGTTTTCATGATTTTCGGGTTGGGCCTGTTGGGCGTTAGTCGGGCCGATGCCGTGGGTTGGCTACTACTCTATCGGTTGTTCTACTATCTGTTGCCGTTCTGTGTGGGGGTTGGGTTGTTCGTCCACGACGCCGGCCACCGGTTAAATCAATTTTTAGCGGGTCTGCCCGTGGCGATTCTCCGCCGGGGGGCCCACCTCTTCGTGGTGACCTTCATGTACTTCTCGGGAGTCATGATGCTGCTATACGCCACGATTCCGGACGTGGTCTTGGCGAACCGGTTATACATGCGGCTGATTCCGTTCATGTTCTACTTCCTCAGTCAAGTCACCAACCTGATCATGGCCTTTCTATTGATTGGCTTGGCCCGGGGCGTGGGGTCCCGGGTGGCGCGGTCGTTTTGGCCAACCCTGGTGGTTCTTTTGCTCGCAATTGGCAACACGTTGTGGCGGGAAAACTTCCCGGGTGGGTTAGCCGCCCTGCTGGGATTAGTATTACTTTGCCTGATTTTAGCCAAGCCGGAATTGTCGCGGCAGAGCTTCCATTATTCGTGGGGGGGACTGCTAACGGATGGGAGCATCTACGTGGTAACCTTCGTGTTGTACACCATTCTGGGATTCCTAGCTCGGAGTCCGCATCGCCGGCCGCAGTTCTTGCAGGCTTGGCTGCCGCCGTCGACGCAGGTTTGGTTAAACGGTCTCGGGGGGCTCTTAATTGCGTTACTCATTCTACTGACCATTAACCGTTATCTTTCGGCTCCTCAGGTGGCCTGGCTCAAACAGCCATTTGACGCCCAACGCGTCCGTAACTTGATCATCAAGTACGGTGGTAATGAGGTCAGTCACCTGGCCTTTCTCCAGGATAAGCGAACGTTCTTCTACCAGGATAATGGCGAAGATCAGCTGATGATCCTGTTTCGTCAAAAGGCCGATAAGCTGTTAGTCATGGGCGAACCGATTGGTAATCAGGACTACCTGTTACCGGCCCTTCAAACGTTTATGCGGGACACCGATCGAGCCGGCTTACGGCCAGTCTTCTACGAAATCAGTGAAGAACTGACGCTACGGTTACACGAAATGGGGTTTGACTTCATCAAGGTTGGTGAAGAGGGTCACGTCGACCTGACGACCTTCAGCCTGGCCGGGAAACCGCACCGTGGCGAACGGGCCCTGGTCAATAAATTTAAGCGTGAAGGCTACGAATTTAAGCTGCTTCAACCGCCATTAAGCGACGCGCAGTACCAGGAACTCAAAGTCATTTCCGATTCCTGGTTGGGAGACGAGACCGAAAAGAGCTTCTCGATGGGCTTCTTTAATCGTGACTACCTCAACGAAGCCCCCATCGCGGTGATGACCGACGCGCAAGGCAAGATGGTGGCCTTTGCTAACCTGATGCCGACCGGCGACCGAAAAATGACGTCGATCGACCTGATGCGTAGCAGCCATGACGCGCCGTCTGGCATCATGGACGGGTTGTTCGTATACTTGTTTCTGACTTGCCGCGAGCAAGGCTACACCAGCTTTAATTTAGGCATGGCGCCCCTAGCAAACGTGGGGGTCTCCGAATTCAGCTTTATTGAAGAACGGGTGGCCCACCTGATCTACGAATATGGGTCGAACTTCTACAGTTTCCAAGGACTGCGGGCTTATAAGGAAAAGTATGTCTCGGTCTGGCAGCCGAAGTATTTGGCTTACCGCCGGCGTGAATCGCTAATCTTTACCATGCTTCAACTGATGCAGGTGATTAACCGCCCCGAAACGGGAGAAAAGGCCAAGTTCCTGCCGCGTTGGTTGGATCATTGGTTGGTCGATGAGGTCGATTGGGAAAATCACGACTAG
- a CDS encoding sigma-70 family RNA polymerase sigma factor → MEQLDDLQLIDLIRTQGDSLAIQELFGRYRPVMLRLRQRYYLPGHELDDWEQEARLVLCTVVRQFRAERSPSFGAFYKLNLTHRVYDLIRQSQAQKRHAQLVSFDAQQTYFADTLVDTRAQVRAGLECQEALQQVLPRLSAVERAVFVELLGNATPEEISRKFGWPAQRVVAALHRCRQKLRQLLAE, encoded by the coding sequence ATGGAACAGTTAGATGACCTGCAATTAATTGACTTGATTCGGACCCAGGGCGATTCGTTGGCCATTCAGGAACTTTTCGGTCGGTATCGTCCAGTGATGCTACGCTTGCGACAACGCTATTATCTACCGGGGCACGAGCTAGATGATTGGGAACAAGAAGCGCGGCTGGTTCTGTGTACGGTGGTTCGTCAGTTTCGAGCAGAGCGTTCCCCTAGTTTTGGGGCCTTTTATAAGCTCAATCTGACGCACCGCGTTTACGATCTGATTCGCCAGAGCCAAGCGCAAAAGCGGCACGCCCAGTTGGTGTCGTTTGACGCGCAGCAGACGTATTTTGCGGACACACTGGTGGATACGCGCGCCCAAGTTCGTGCCGGTTTAGAGTGCCAGGAAGCCCTTCAGCAGGTGCTCCCCCGGCTATCGGCGGTAGAACGGGCGGTATTTGTCGAGTTATTAGGGAACGCTACTCCGGAAGAAATCAGCCGAAAGTTTGGGTGGCCGGCCCAACGGGTGGTGGCCGCACTGCATCGTTGTCGGCAAAAGCTCCGGCAATTGCTCGCGGAATGA
- the rplL gene encoding 50S ribosomal protein L7/L12, with protein MAFDKDAIIASLKEASITDLNDLVKAIEDEFGVSAAAPVAAAGAAGGDAAAKDSFDVELTESGDAKVKAIKAVREITGLGLKDAKGLVDNVPSVIKEGVSEDEANDIKEKLEAVGGVVTLK; from the coding sequence ATGGCTTTTGATAAAGATGCTATCATTGCTTCTCTTAAAGAAGCATCCATTACTGACCTTAACGACCTTGTTAAGGCTATCGAAGACGAATTTGGCGTTTCTGCTGCTGCCCCAGTTGCTGCAGCCGGTGCCGCTGGTGGCGACGCTGCTGCCAAGGACTCATTCGATGTTGAATTGACTGAATCCGGTGACGCTAAGGTTAAGGCTATCAAGGCTGTTCGTGAAATCACTGGCCTTGGTTTGAAGGACGCTAAGGGTCTTGTTGACAACGTACCATCCGTCATCAAGGAAGGCGTTTCCGAAGACGAAGCTAACGACATCAAGGAAAAGCTTGAAGCCGTTGGTGGTGTCGTAACTCTTAAGTAG
- the nusG gene encoding transcription termination/antitermination protein NusG, protein MVESEEKQWYVLHTYAGYENKVKANLESRSESMGMQDNIFRVVVPEEEEHEVKNGKDKVTMEKTFPGYVLIEMVMSDQAWYIVRNTPGVTGFLGSHGQGSKPTPLLPDEVERIMRTIGISARHANLDVEVGDSVTIVDGAFSGLVGKITEVDNEKMKLKVNIDMFGRETSTELNFDQVDPIVA, encoded by the coding sequence ATGGTCGAATCAGAAGAAAAACAATGGTACGTGCTGCATACCTACGCCGGTTACGAAAACAAAGTGAAGGCAAACCTGGAATCCCGGTCGGAATCCATGGGGATGCAAGATAACATCTTCCGCGTGGTTGTGCCGGAAGAAGAGGAACACGAAGTGAAGAACGGTAAGGACAAGGTGACCATGGAAAAGACCTTCCCGGGCTACGTGCTCATCGAAATGGTCATGAGTGACCAAGCTTGGTACATCGTGCGGAATACGCCGGGCGTTACCGGGTTCTTGGGCTCTCACGGGCAAGGAAGTAAGCCCACGCCATTGTTGCCAGACGAAGTGGAACGCATCATGCGAACGATTGGGATCTCGGCGCGGCATGCTAACCTGGACGTTGAGGTTGGCGATTCGGTTACGATTGTGGACGGTGCCTTCAGCGGCTTGGTCGGTAAGATTACCGAAGTCGATAACGAAAAGATGAAGCTCAAGGTCAACATCGACATGTTCGGGCGGGAAACCAGTACCGAATTGAACTTCGACCAAGTCGACCCGATCGTGGCCTAA
- the rplJ gene encoding 50S ribosomal protein L10 — protein MSEQAIAVKAKKVDAVVEKFNAATSAIVVDYRGLTVEQVTDLRKQLRDAGVQMNVIKNKILTRAAEKAGYGDLNDVFAGPTAVAFSNEDPIAPAKILKKFSDSVDALEIKGGYIEDKIMSVDEINVYATLPSREDLLSMLASELQAPIRNVAYAIKAVAEKGDDGEAA, from the coding sequence TTGAGTGAACAAGCTATTGCTGTTAAAGCAAAGAAGGTTGATGCCGTCGTTGAAAAGTTCAACGCCGCCACCAGCGCAATCGTTGTTGATTACCGTGGGTTAACGGTTGAACAAGTCACTGACTTACGGAAGCAATTACGTGATGCAGGCGTTCAGATGAACGTCATCAAGAACAAGATCTTGACGCGGGCAGCGGAAAAGGCAGGTTACGGCGACTTAAACGATGTTTTTGCTGGCCCTACTGCCGTTGCGTTTTCTAACGAAGACCCAATTGCTCCAGCTAAGATTTTGAAGAAGTTCTCCGATAGCGTTGATGCCTTGGAAATCAAGGGTGGTTACATCGAAGACAAGATCATGTCTGTTGATGAAATCAACGTTTACGCTACCTTGCCTAGTCGTGAAGACTTGCTCTCCATGCTGGCTAGCGAACTTCAAGCTCCTATCCGTAACGTGGCTTACGCAATTAAGGCCGTTGCTGAAAAGGGCGATGATGGTGAAGCCGCATAA
- a CDS encoding NYN domain-containing protein, whose amino-acid sequence MKQDILIVDAYNMIGNWPELGRLKQQERLPEARDQLLNMLANYHKLRESIIYVVFDAMYVPGISKSYQQYDLHITWTNRDETADSYIEKLAKKLQTRFTQVTVATSDQAEQWTIFSEGTLRIPAGELLRDIERAQNEVKQTAREFADKGLVRKSPWNDQQLYKLEKLRDQLMGPQAPTRQKLKRKRKK is encoded by the coding sequence ATCAAACAGGATATTTTAATTGTCGATGCCTACAACATGATCGGCAACTGGCCCGAACTCGGCCGGCTAAAGCAGCAAGAACGGTTACCGGAAGCCCGTGACCAACTGTTAAACATGTTGGCTAACTACCATAAGTTACGGGAGTCCATCATTTACGTGGTGTTCGACGCGATGTATGTGCCGGGCATCTCGAAGAGTTATCAGCAATACGACCTGCACATTACCTGGACCAACCGGGACGAGACGGCGGATAGTTACATCGAGAAATTGGCCAAGAAGCTCCAAACCCGGTTCACCCAGGTGACCGTGGCTACCAGCGACCAGGCCGAACAATGGACCATCTTCTCGGAGGGAACGCTGCGGATTCCGGCGGGCGAACTCTTACGCGACATTGAACGGGCGCAAAACGAAGTCAAGCAGACCGCCCGGGAGTTCGCCGATAAGGGACTGGTGCGCAAATCTCCTTGGAACGATCAACAACTATACAAGTTAGAGAAGTTACGTGACCAATTGATGGGTCCCCAGGCACCGACACGCCAAAAATTAAAACGTAAACGGAAGAAATAA
- the rplA gene encoding 50S ribosomal protein L1 produces MAHKRGKKYQDAVKQVEAGKVYAANDAVELVKKIDFAKFDATVEIAFKLNVDTKQADQQLRGALVLPNGTGKETTVIVFAKGDQAKAAEAAGADVVGEQDLVERIQDGWLDFDVAIATPDMMAQVGRLGRVLGPKGLMPNPKTGTVTMNVTKAVSDAKNGQVTYRTDRDGNVAVPVGKVSFDADKLVGNLKSIAETIVRARPASVRGTYVQHVSIASTFGPSVNIDLATLVD; encoded by the coding sequence ATGGCTCACAAACGAGGTAAAAAGTATCAAGACGCTGTTAAGCAGGTCGAAGCCGGTAAGGTTTACGCTGCTAACGACGCCGTTGAGTTAGTAAAGAAGATTGATTTCGCTAAGTTTGATGCAACGGTTGAAATTGCATTCAAGCTTAACGTGGACACTAAGCAAGCCGACCAACAATTACGTGGCGCCTTAGTCCTGCCTAACGGTACGGGTAAGGAAACCACGGTGATCGTCTTCGCTAAGGGTGACCAAGCTAAGGCCGCAGAAGCTGCCGGTGCCGACGTTGTCGGTGAACAAGACTTGGTTGAACGTATCCAAGACGGCTGGTTAGACTTTGACGTTGCCATTGCAACGCCAGACATGATGGCCCAAGTTGGTCGTTTAGGTCGGGTCTTAGGTCCTAAGGGCTTAATGCCAAATCCTAAGACGGGTACGGTTACCATGAACGTCACCAAGGCCGTTTCCGACGCTAAGAACGGGCAAGTTACTTACCGGACTGACCGGGATGGTAACGTGGCTGTTCCTGTCGGCAAGGTTTCCTTTGACGCTGACAAGTTAGTTGGTAACTTGAAGTCCATCGCTGAAACGATCGTTCGTGCCCGTCCAGCTTCTGTTCGGGGGACTTACGTCCAACACGTTTCCATCGCGTCAACGTTTGGCCCAAGTGTCAACATTGACTTGGCTACTTTAGTAGACTAA